From a region of the Lactuca sativa cultivar Salinas chromosome 4, Lsat_Salinas_v11, whole genome shotgun sequence genome:
- the LOC111876771 gene encoding E3 ubiquitin-protein ligase SINAT5 isoform X2 gives MDFDHFECVSTSDELNEDEIPYHHHRHQHQHRQNSYQNLQNSSSKAHYVNVVPSKINHTPSVYELLECPVCTNSMYPPIHQCHNGHTLCSTCKTLVNNRCPTCRQELGDIRCLALEKVAESLELPCKYSSLGCHGIFPYYSKLKHEALCNFRPYSCPYAGSECSVVGEIKYLVAHLRDDHKVDMHSGCTFNHRYVKSNPREVDNATWMLTYFCLHFEAFQLSMAPVYMAFVRFMGDENDARNYSYSLEVGGNGRKLVWEGTPRSIRDGHRKVRDSHDGLIIQRSMALFFSGGDRKELKLRVTGRIWKEPLNPDGDTCIPNLCS, from the exons ATGGATTTCGATCACTTTGAATGCGTTTCAACATCGGACGAATTAAATGAGGACGAGATCCCAtaccatcatcatcgtcatcaacaTCAACATCGTCAAAACAGCTATCAAAATCTCCAGAATTCATCATCAAAAGCTCACTATGTTAATGTCGTTCCTTCCAAAATTAATCACACCCCCAGTGTTTACGAGCTTCTCGAATGCCCTGTTTGTACCAATTCAATGTACCCTCCAATACATCag TGTCACAATGGTCACACGCTTTGTTCCACTTGTAAAACACTTGTGAACAACAGGTGTCCGACTTGCAGACAAGAACTCGGTGATATAAGATGTCTAGCTTTGGAAAAAGTTGCAGAATCCCTCGAATTGCCATGCAAATACAGCTCACTCGGTTGCCatggaatctttccttactaCAGTAAGCTAAAGCATGAAGCTTTATGCAATTTCAGGCCATATAGCTGCCCTTATGCCGGATCAGAGTGTTCGGTTGTTGGGGAAATCAAGTATTTAGTCGCTCATTTAAGAGATGATCATAAAGTCGACATGCACTCTGGATGCACTTTCAATCACCGATATGTCAAGTCCAATCCTCGCGAAGTTGACAATGCCACGTGGATGCTAACA TATTTTTGTCTCCATTTTGAAGCGTTTCAGCTGAGTATGGCTCCGGTTTACATGGCGTTTGTGAGGTTCATGGGAGATGAAAATGATGCCCGGAATTACAGTTACAGTTTGGAGGTGGGAGGGAATGGCCGGAAACTGGTTTGGGAGGGAACCCCACGAAGCATTAGAGATGGTCACCGGAAAGTTAGGGACAGCCATGATGGACTCATAATACAGCGGAGTATGGCTCTTTTCTTCTCTGGTGGTGATCGGAAAGAGCTCAAGCTGAGAGTTACTGGTCGGATTTGGAAAGAACCTTTGAATCCCGATGGTGACACATGCATTCCAAACCTATGTAGTTAG
- the LOC111876771 gene encoding E3 ubiquitin-protein ligase SINAT5 isoform X1 yields the protein MDFDHFECVSTSDELNEDEIPYHHHRHQHQHRQNSYQNLQNSSSKAHYVNVVPSKINHTPSVYELLECPVCTNSMYPPIHQCHNGHTLCSTCKTLVNNRCPTCRQELGDIRCLALEKVAESLELPCKYSSLGCHGIFPYYSKLKHEALCNFRPYSCPYAGSECSVVGEIKYLVAHLRDDHKVDMHSGCTFNHRYVKSNPREVDNATWMLTVFNCFGQYFCLHFEAFQLSMAPVYMAFVRFMGDENDARNYSYSLEVGGNGRKLVWEGTPRSIRDGHRKVRDSHDGLIIQRSMALFFSGGDRKELKLRVTGRIWKEPLNPDGDTCIPNLCS from the exons ATGGATTTCGATCACTTTGAATGCGTTTCAACATCGGACGAATTAAATGAGGACGAGATCCCAtaccatcatcatcgtcatcaacaTCAACATCGTCAAAACAGCTATCAAAATCTCCAGAATTCATCATCAAAAGCTCACTATGTTAATGTCGTTCCTTCCAAAATTAATCACACCCCCAGTGTTTACGAGCTTCTCGAATGCCCTGTTTGTACCAATTCAATGTACCCTCCAATACATCag TGTCACAATGGTCACACGCTTTGTTCCACTTGTAAAACACTTGTGAACAACAGGTGTCCGACTTGCAGACAAGAACTCGGTGATATAAGATGTCTAGCTTTGGAAAAAGTTGCAGAATCCCTCGAATTGCCATGCAAATACAGCTCACTCGGTTGCCatggaatctttccttactaCAGTAAGCTAAAGCATGAAGCTTTATGCAATTTCAGGCCATATAGCTGCCCTTATGCCGGATCAGAGTGTTCGGTTGTTGGGGAAATCAAGTATTTAGTCGCTCATTTAAGAGATGATCATAAAGTCGACATGCACTCTGGATGCACTTTCAATCACCGATATGTCAAGTCCAATCCTCGCGAAGTTGACAATGCCACGTGGATGCTAACA GTTTTCAATTGTTTTGGGCAGTATTTTTGTCTCCATTTTGAAGCGTTTCAGCTGAGTATGGCTCCGGTTTACATGGCGTTTGTGAGGTTCATGGGAGATGAAAATGATGCCCGGAATTACAGTTACAGTTTGGAGGTGGGAGGGAATGGCCGGAAACTGGTTTGGGAGGGAACCCCACGAAGCATTAGAGATGGTCACCGGAAAGTTAGGGACAGCCATGATGGACTCATAATACAGCGGAGTATGGCTCTTTTCTTCTCTGGTGGTGATCGGAAAGAGCTCAAGCTGAGAGTTACTGGTCGGATTTGGAAAGAACCTTTGAATCCCGATGGTGACACATGCATTCCAAACCTATGTAGTTAG
- the LOC111876771 gene encoding E3 ubiquitin-protein ligase SINAT5 isoform X3, producing the protein MLMSFLPKLITPPVFTSFSNALFVPIQCTLQYIRCPTCRQELGDIRCLALEKVAESLELPCKYSSLGCHGIFPYYSKLKHEALCNFRPYSCPYAGSECSVVGEIKYLVAHLRDDHKVDMHSGCTFNHRYVKSNPREVDNATWMLTVFNCFGQYFCLHFEAFQLSMAPVYMAFVRFMGDENDARNYSYSLEVGGNGRKLVWEGTPRSIRDGHRKVRDSHDGLIIQRSMALFFSGGDRKELKLRVTGRIWKEPLNPDGDTCIPNLCS; encoded by the exons ATGTTAATGTCGTTCCTTCCAAAATTAATCACACCCCCAGTGTTTACGAGCTTCTCGAATGCCCTGTTTGTACCAATTCAATGTACCCTCCAATACATCag GTGTCCGACTTGCAGACAAGAACTCGGTGATATAAGATGTCTAGCTTTGGAAAAAGTTGCAGAATCCCTCGAATTGCCATGCAAATACAGCTCACTCGGTTGCCatggaatctttccttactaCAGTAAGCTAAAGCATGAAGCTTTATGCAATTTCAGGCCATATAGCTGCCCTTATGCCGGATCAGAGTGTTCGGTTGTTGGGGAAATCAAGTATTTAGTCGCTCATTTAAGAGATGATCATAAAGTCGACATGCACTCTGGATGCACTTTCAATCACCGATATGTCAAGTCCAATCCTCGCGAAGTTGACAATGCCACGTGGATGCTAACA GTTTTCAATTGTTTTGGGCAGTATTTTTGTCTCCATTTTGAAGCGTTTCAGCTGAGTATGGCTCCGGTTTACATGGCGTTTGTGAGGTTCATGGGAGATGAAAATGATGCCCGGAATTACAGTTACAGTTTGGAGGTGGGAGGGAATGGCCGGAAACTGGTTTGGGAGGGAACCCCACGAAGCATTAGAGATGGTCACCGGAAAGTTAGGGACAGCCATGATGGACTCATAATACAGCGGAGTATGGCTCTTTTCTTCTCTGGTGGTGATCGGAAAGAGCTCAAGCTGAGAGTTACTGGTCGGATTTGGAAAGAACCTTTGAATCCCGATGGTGACACATGCATTCCAAACCTATGTAGTTAG